The Deinococcus sonorensis KR-87 genome includes a window with the following:
- a CDS encoding site-2 protease family protein, giving the protein MLIGLLQTNPVAFVITALALVLSLAAHEFAHAYTADRLGDSTPRRFGRVTLNPLAHLDPFGTLLLLFAGFGFAKPVPVNPTTLGRWGTFWVSAAGPLSNLAIAIVAGLLLRIFQDGQLAVQVLIAVLEINVVLAVFNLIPIPLLDGSRMLAALFPRTLGRSLMQFEMMPYSFIVVMVFIYLARPLISQIINVVGGWVLRLVGF; this is encoded by the coding sequence GTGCTGATCGGTCTCCTGCAAACCAACCCCGTCGCCTTTGTCATCACTGCACTGGCCCTGGTTCTGTCGCTCGCCGCCCACGAGTTCGCCCATGCCTACACCGCCGACCGGCTGGGCGACTCGACGCCTCGGCGCTTCGGGCGGGTCACGCTCAATCCGCTGGCCCATCTGGACCCCTTCGGAACGCTGCTGCTGCTGTTCGCCGGCTTCGGCTTCGCCAAGCCGGTGCCGGTCAACCCCACCACTCTGGGTCGCTGGGGCACCTTCTGGGTGTCGGCCGCCGGGCCCCTCTCCAATCTGGCCATCGCCATTGTGGCTGGACTGCTGCTACGCATCTTTCAGGACGGACAGCTGGCCGTGCAGGTGCTGATTGCGGTGCTGGAAATCAACGTGGTGCTGGCGGTGTTCAACCTGATTCCCATTCCGCTGCTGGACGGGAGCCGCATGCTGGCCGCCCTGTTCCCGCGCACCCTGGGCCGCTCCTTGATGCAGTTCGAGATGATGCCGTACAGCTTCATCGTGGTGATGGTGTTTATCTACCTGGCCCGGCCGCTGATCAGCCAGATCATCAATGTGGTGGGCGGCTGGGTGTTGCGGCTCGTCGGCTTCTGA
- a CDS encoding CCA tRNA nucleotidyltransferase, with protein MTAPPTLRTLLPLQPPPHGGGWPVLSAAALPQVPPTWSPDQARAVARDAGAPGVAVVEQGTLLGVLNWADLKPPSHPVDARQLYAALPAPARGLLEQLAVLAGPRAQVALVGGAVRDLLLQAASETPDLDIVVSGVEVELLLERLGLPRLWHPAYRNATLTLPGGLVADVVSARMEQYPQPGASPLPFPGTLMQDLQRRDFSVNALALLIGPDGQPVGLRCPEGALDDLAARTLRPLHDHSFRDDASRLIRAARLAARLDLRAHPALLAQVPDALREAPHTPRLWAELRLLLDEPAPGRAAWRLQTWGAGTLLPEGAAEVLERLDARQPAPGATLAAAALYSRTPDAPALARQLGLGERALDLLARARSDRPYPPGTPEATLREVLGLAPPYPPLQGRDLLSLGLPPGPQVGEVLAHLSRLRAQHRLHSRDDEVAAVQAYLAERG; from the coding sequence GTGACCGCGCCGCCCACCCTCCGGACCCTGCTGCCGCTCCAGCCTCCGCCCCACGGTGGAGGCTGGCCGGTGCTGTCTGCCGCCGCGCTGCCGCAGGTGCCGCCGACCTGGAGCCCGGATCAGGCGCGCGCCGTGGCGCGAGACGCTGGCGCACCAGGAGTGGCGGTGGTGGAGCAGGGCACCCTGCTGGGCGTGCTGAATTGGGCCGACCTGAAGCCCCCCAGTCACCCCGTGGACGCCCGGCAGCTGTACGCGGCCCTGCCGGCCCCGGCCCGTGGGCTGCTGGAGCAGCTGGCGGTGCTCGCGGGTCCACGGGCCCAGGTGGCGCTGGTGGGCGGCGCGGTGCGTGATCTGCTGCTGCAGGCGGCCAGCGAGACGCCGGACCTAGACATCGTGGTGAGCGGCGTGGAGGTGGAGCTGCTGTTGGAGCGGCTGGGACTGCCCCGGCTGTGGCACCCGGCCTACCGCAACGCCACCCTCACGCTGCCGGGCGGTCTGGTGGCCGACGTGGTGAGCGCGCGAATGGAACAGTACCCGCAGCCGGGCGCGTCGCCGCTTCCCTTCCCCGGCACCCTGATGCAGGACCTGCAGCGCCGCGACTTCAGCGTGAATGCGCTGGCGCTGCTGATCGGCCCGGATGGACAGCCGGTGGGCCTGCGCTGTCCGGAAGGCGCGCTGGACGATCTGGCGGCCCGTACCCTGCGGCCCCTGCATGACCACAGCTTTCGGGACGACGCCTCGCGCCTGATCCGGGCCGCCCGGCTGGCCGCCCGGCTGGACCTGCGGGCCCACCCCGCGCTGCTGGCCCAGGTGCCGGACGCCCTGCGCGAGGCGCCGCACACACCGAGACTGTGGGCCGAGCTGCGCCTGCTGCTGGATGAACCGGCGCCGGGCCGGGCCGCCTGGCGCCTGCAGACGTGGGGCGCGGGCACCCTGCTGCCCGAAGGCGCCGCCGAGGTGCTGGAGCGCCTGGACGCCCGGCAACCCGCCCCTGGCGCGACGCTGGCGGCCGCCGCGCTCTACAGCCGCACCCCGGACGCCCCGGCCCTGGCCCGGCAGCTGGGCCTGGGCGAGCGGGCGCTGGACCTGCTGGCCCGGGCACGCAGCGACCGGCCGTACCCGCCCGGCACGCCGGAGGCCACCCTGCGGGAGGTGCTGGGCCTCGCTCCCCCCTATCCGCCGCTGCAGGGCCGCGACCTGCTGAGCCTGGGTCTCCCGCCCGGGCCGCAGGTCGGCGAGGTGCTGGCCCACCTGAGCCGGCTGCGGGCCCAGCACCGGCTGCACTCCCGCGACGACGAGGTGGCGGCTGTGCAGGCCTATCTTGCGGAGCGCGGCTGA